One stretch of Streptomyces agglomeratus DNA includes these proteins:
- a CDS encoding sulfatase family protein, producing MTSHDQKLSRRAFGGVVGAGAAAVGLSAGPALAAPGTGSAAAGATAERPFRAAAERRSRRPNILFILGDDLGWADLSSYGSPHIRTPHLDRLARQGVRFTDGYSGSATCSPTRFSLYTGRFPGRTKGGLAEPIADRSVGLEPTHPTLASLLKGAGYATALIGKWHCGYLPDYSPTRSGWDEFFGNFGGALEYYSKLGPGGEYDLYEGDAQYKDLRYYTRILTERVSEYVQREHDKPWLLNLNFTTPHWPWIADGDEERSAEIVRRIKAGDRGALWHQDGGSVEKYKEMVEDLDRSVGEVLGALKRSGQEKDTLVFFASDNGGERFSYNWPLSGNKSSLKEGGIRVPTLVRWPARIDGGQVSDVPVFTPDWTATLLELGGARPDPAYPLDGASLAGYLLRGERAPRRDLFWRVRGERALRRGEWKYYRGPGGKDQLFRLTEDAREQADKASAEPGRLAALRAAWERTDAGLLPYSAVS from the coding sequence GTGACCTCGCACGACCAGAAGCTGTCCCGGCGCGCCTTCGGGGGCGTCGTCGGCGCGGGCGCCGCGGCCGTCGGCCTCTCGGCCGGGCCGGCGCTCGCCGCCCCTGGCACGGGCTCTGCCGCCGCCGGTGCCACCGCCGAGCGGCCGTTCCGGGCCGCCGCCGAGCGGCGCTCCCGGCGGCCCAACATCCTGTTCATCCTGGGCGACGACCTGGGCTGGGCCGACCTGTCCTCGTACGGATCACCTCACATCCGTACACCGCACCTCGACCGGCTCGCCCGCCAGGGGGTCCGGTTCACCGACGGGTACTCCGGCTCCGCGACCTGCTCCCCGACCCGCTTCAGCCTCTACACCGGGCGCTTCCCCGGCCGTACGAAGGGCGGGCTCGCCGAACCGATCGCGGACCGGTCGGTGGGTCTGGAGCCGACGCACCCCACGCTCGCCTCGCTGCTGAAGGGCGCCGGGTACGCGACCGCGCTGATCGGCAAGTGGCACTGCGGGTATCTGCCGGACTACAGCCCGACGCGGTCGGGCTGGGACGAGTTCTTCGGCAACTTCGGGGGCGCGCTGGAGTACTACTCGAAGCTGGGTCCCGGCGGGGAGTACGACCTCTACGAGGGCGACGCCCAGTACAAGGACCTGCGCTACTACACGCGGATCCTGACCGAGCGGGTGAGCGAGTACGTACAGCGCGAGCACGACAAGCCGTGGCTGCTGAACCTGAACTTCACCACCCCGCACTGGCCCTGGATCGCCGACGGCGACGAGGAGCGGAGCGCGGAGATCGTCCGCCGGATCAAGGCGGGCGACCGCGGGGCGCTGTGGCACCAGGACGGCGGCTCGGTCGAGAAGTACAAGGAGATGGTCGAGGACCTGGACCGGTCGGTCGGTGAGGTGCTGGGGGCGCTGAAACGGTCGGGGCAGGAGAAGGACACCCTGGTCTTCTTCGCGAGCGACAACGGCGGCGAACGCTTCTCGTACAACTGGCCCCTGTCCGGCAACAAGTCCTCCCTGAAGGAGGGCGGCATACGGGTGCCGACCCTCGTGCGCTGGCCTGCCAGGATCGACGGCGGCCAGGTCAGCGACGTGCCGGTGTTCACGCCTGACTGGACGGCGACGCTGCTGGAGCTGGGCGGCGCGCGCCCCGATCCGGCGTACCCGCTGGACGGCGCGAGTCTCGCCGGGTACCTGCTGCGCGGTGAACGGGCGCCGCGGCGGGACCTGTTCTGGCGCGTACGGGGTGAACGGGCGCTGCGGCGGGGCGAGTGGAAGTACTACCGGGGCCCCGGCGGCAAGGACCAGCTGTTCCGGCTCACCGAGGACGCGCGCGAACAGGCGGACAAGGCGTCGGCCGAGCCCGGCCGGCTGGCCGCGCTGCGGGCCGCCTGGGAACGGACGGACGCGGGGCTGCTGCCGTACTCGGCCGTGTCCTGA